Proteins encoded within one genomic window of Deinococcus metallilatus:
- a CDS encoding metal-dependent transcriptional regulator, with translation MTDRTLSHAAEDYLKQLYLLGQGGTVGTQALADALNVTPASTTGMLRKLTDLGLVDHAAYRGARLTPAGEKVALEVVRHHRLLELYLHRALGYPLDEVHDEAERLEHVISEAFEARIAAWLGDPNFDPHGDPIPGLNGELPVQGERRLASLGRGERAQVTRVPEDPAVLRGLMEAGLTPGAEVKVLSHEPALGTLTLEVGGAPLTLALLVAERVRVSEGVTA, from the coding sequence ATGACGGACCGAACTCTCTCGCACGCGGCGGAGGATTATCTCAAGCAGCTCTACCTGCTGGGCCAGGGCGGGACCGTGGGCACCCAGGCACTCGCCGACGCCCTGAACGTCACCCCGGCCAGCACCACCGGCATGCTGCGCAAACTCACCGACCTCGGCCTGGTCGATCACGCGGCCTACCGGGGCGCGAGGCTCACCCCCGCCGGGGAGAAGGTCGCCCTGGAGGTGGTGCGCCACCACCGCCTGCTGGAACTGTACCTGCACCGCGCGTTGGGCTATCCCCTCGACGAGGTACACGACGAGGCCGAGCGCCTGGAGCACGTCATCAGCGAGGCCTTCGAGGCCCGCATCGCCGCCTGGCTGGGCGACCCGAACTTCGACCCGCACGGCGATCCCATCCCCGGGCTGAACGGGGAACTGCCGGTCCAGGGCGAGCGGCGGCTGGCGAGTCTGGGCCGGGGTGAGCGGGCCCAGGTCACCCGGGTCCCGGAGGACCCGGCGGTGCTGCGCGGCCTGATGGAGGCGGGGCTGACGCCCGGCGCGGAGGTGAAGGTCCTGTCTCACGAGCCAGCCTTGGGCACCCTGACCCTGGAGGTCGGTGGGGCTCCGCTGACCCTGGCCCTTCTCGTCGCTGAACGCGTTCGGGTTTCCGAGGGGGTGACGGCGTGA
- a CDS encoding methyltransferase family protein, whose product MTRDPVEALALLVYTLAYVGIAFVWRSLLVWRRTGVNPYVLPADDSAHGYVGRAMRVLLLTVLVLVLGLNLMPGLEARLGPVPALLDPRLAFLGWVLLLASLGWIAAAQAGMGASWRIGVDEGARTDLVQRGLFAHSRNPIFLGMRVNLLGLFLVVPNAVTLAVLVAGEVLMGVQVRLEEAYLSRVHGTAYEGYRRRVRRWL is encoded by the coding sequence ATGACACGAGACCCGGTGGAAGCCCTGGCCCTGCTCGTCTACACGCTGGCGTACGTGGGGATCGCCTTCGTGTGGCGCTCACTGCTGGTGTGGCGGCGGACGGGGGTGAACCCTTACGTGCTGCCCGCAGACGACTCCGCGCACGGGTACGTCGGGCGCGCGATGCGGGTCCTGCTGCTCACGGTGCTGGTCCTGGTGCTTGGACTGAACCTGATGCCCGGGCTGGAGGCCCGGCTCGGCCCGGTCCCCGCCCTGCTGGACCCACGTCTGGCCTTCCTGGGGTGGGTGCTGCTGCTGGCCTCCCTGGGCTGGATTGCCGCTGCGCAGGCGGGGATGGGGGCCTCCTGGCGGATCGGGGTGGACGAGGGCGCCCGGACCGACCTGGTGCAGCGGGGGCTGTTCGCCCATTCCCGCAACCCGATCTTCCTGGGGATGCGGGTGAACCTGCTGGGGCTCTTCCTGGTGGTGCCGAACGCGGTGACGCTGGCGGTGCTGGTGGCCGGGGAGGTATTGATGGGCGTGCAGGTGCGGCTGGAGGAGGCGTACCTGTCCCGGGTGCATGGAACGGCCTATGAGGGGTACCGCCGCCGCGTGCGCCGCTGGCTCTGA
- a CDS encoding LysE family transporter, translating into MAEVLPAALAQGFGVSAAHLVGVSALSAFVLRQALDRHHPIVAVSAGVLADTLFITLGTTGLGTLLTHLPLLAPLAAGGGAAFLVWHGWKAFRTARSPKVLDRRTLSLLSYKEVWWPHRSGARKRGLGQARERAG; encoded by the coding sequence GTGGCTGAGGTCCTCCCGGCCGCCCTCGCGCAGGGCTTCGGGGTGAGTGCCGCGCACCTGGTCGGCGTGAGCGCCCTGAGCGCCTTCGTGCTGCGCCAGGCCCTGGACCGCCACCACCCCATCGTCGCGGTGAGCGCGGGTGTCCTGGCCGACACGCTGTTCATCACCCTCGGCACCACCGGCCTGGGGACGCTGCTCACCCACCTCCCGCTCCTCGCCCCACTGGCCGCCGGGGGAGGAGCGGCCTTTCTGGTTTGGCACGGCTGGAAGGCCTTCCGTACCGCGCGCTCGCCGAAGGTTCTTGACCGCCGGACCCTGTCGCTGCTGTCGTACAAGGAGGTATGGTGGCCCCACCGTAGTGGGGCCCGGAAGCGCGGCCTCGGGCAAGCACGGGAGAGAGCAGGCTGA
- a CDS encoding four-helix bundle copper-binding protein, with amino-acid sequence MPQNTARMLQTHPNPASVFDQGALAACIDACFECENVCTSCADACLGEQGHLMHLVHCIRLNLDCADVCGTTGRVLSRLTQPDQNVLRAQLQACLAACQACGQECEMHARDMNMPHCAVCAESCRRCEQACQQLLGSMSA; translated from the coding sequence ATGCCGCAGAACACCGCCCGGATGCTCCAGACGCACCCCAACCCCGCCAGCGTCTTCGACCAGGGCGCCCTCGCCGCGTGCATCGACGCCTGCTTCGAGTGCGAGAACGTCTGTACCTCCTGCGCCGATGCCTGCTTGGGCGAGCAGGGGCACCTGATGCACCTCGTCCACTGCATCCGCCTGAACCTCGACTGCGCCGACGTGTGCGGCACCACTGGGCGCGTCCTCTCGCGGCTGACCCAGCCCGACCAGAACGTGCTGCGCGCCCAGCTTCAGGCCTGCCTCGCCGCCTGCCAGGCGTGCGGGCAGGAGTGCGAGATGCACGCCCGCGACATGAACATGCCGCACTGCGCGGTGTGTGCCGAGTCCTGCCGCCGCTGCGAGCAGGCGTGCCAGCAACTCCTGGGGAGCATGAGCGCCTGA
- a CDS encoding copper-translocating P-type ATPase, with the protein MTHHHEGHHGHRVSVLEVSFRNCYDASEFADLEGNLARVPGVTSVHLDRTRGVAHLGYDPGTVTPEELERRLHAFGYACDCEDERPSTAQPGHPQVGHEHHGGNLMAQGQAGHAEHTGTLHDPHAGHRTQTATTHPSDHGAHADMGQGGHAGHGAEMVNDMLRRFVVSLLLTLPIVLFSPIGASLGFRLAPPFGLGMAWFGLILATPVVWWGGWPFISAAWRALKRGEANMMTLIATGILVSYLYSLWATIFLRTDEVFFEAAAMLTTFSLAGHWLEMRSRFATGRAVEALLRLAPSTARVMRGGQEVEVPLEQVGVGDEIVVRPGDRVPVDGEVVSGQSYVDESMITGEPVPVRKESGSRVTGGTVNQNGAFHFRATAVGADTALSRIVQMVQNAQASKAPAQRLADRAGKYLVFVALGAGLIAFLVWFFLGAGVVFALTAAVSTVVIACPDALALATPTAITVGVGKGAREGVLFKNATALEATAGVDTVIFDKTGTLTEGKPALTDLVPPPGGDEAELLRLAASADQPSQHPLAEAIVRGAQERGITLSPAQDFDSIPGRGVQARVEGRRVLIGNRRLMEQEAVSLGSSEAGVERLAGDGKTAMFVAVDGQLLGVVAVADRIRPSAKVAVTELHHLGVQTVMLTGDNRRTAEAVARQLGMDTVIADVLPEQKAAKVQELQGQGRKVAMVGDGVNDAPALAQAEVGVAIGAGTDVAVETADVVLVKSDPASVPTGIALARQVQGKIKQNLFWAAIYNLLAIPFAAGVLYPAYGVLLRPEWAALLMSASTVIVTVNALLLNRLRFGRGEPTAAPGPLPAA; encoded by the coding sequence ATGACACACCACCACGAGGGACACCACGGACACCGCGTGAGCGTTCTGGAAGTGTCGTTCAGGAACTGCTACGACGCCAGCGAATTTGCCGATTTGGAAGGGAATCTCGCCCGGGTGCCGGGCGTCACCAGCGTCCACCTCGACCGCACCCGCGGCGTCGCTCATCTGGGGTACGACCCGGGAACCGTGACGCCGGAGGAACTGGAGCGGCGGCTACACGCATTTGGGTACGCCTGCGACTGCGAGGACGAGCGCCCCTCCACCGCCCAGCCAGGTCACCCCCAGGTGGGCCACGAACACCACGGCGGGAACCTGATGGCGCAGGGGCAAGCGGGTCACGCCGAACACACGGGCACGCTCCACGACCCACACGCGGGGCACCGGACCCAGACCGCCACGACCCACCCGTCAGATCACGGTGCTCACGCCGACATGGGCCAGGGCGGGCACGCGGGCCACGGCGCTGAGATGGTCAATGACATGCTGCGGCGCTTCGTCGTGTCGCTGCTTCTGACGCTGCCCATCGTGCTGTTCTCCCCCATCGGGGCGAGCCTGGGGTTTCGCCTTGCCCCGCCCTTCGGCCTGGGCATGGCGTGGTTCGGATTGATTCTCGCCACGCCGGTCGTGTGGTGGGGCGGCTGGCCGTTCATCTCGGCGGCCTGGCGTGCCCTGAAGCGCGGCGAGGCGAACATGATGACCCTGATCGCCACCGGCATCCTGGTCTCGTACCTCTACTCGCTCTGGGCCACGATCTTTTTGCGAACCGATGAGGTGTTCTTCGAGGCTGCCGCGATGCTCACCACTTTTTCGCTCGCCGGGCACTGGCTGGAGATGCGCTCCCGCTTCGCCACGGGCAGGGCGGTGGAGGCCCTGCTAAGGTTGGCGCCTTCAACCGCCCGGGTGATGCGGGGCGGCCAGGAGGTCGAGGTGCCGCTGGAGCAGGTGGGGGTCGGGGACGAGATCGTGGTGCGCCCCGGCGACCGGGTGCCGGTGGATGGCGAGGTGGTGAGCGGCCAGTCCTACGTGGACGAGAGCATGATCACCGGCGAGCCGGTGCCCGTCCGCAAAGAAAGCGGGAGCCGGGTGACGGGCGGCACAGTGAACCAGAACGGGGCCTTCCACTTCCGGGCGACAGCGGTGGGAGCGGACACCGCCCTCTCGCGTATCGTGCAGATGGTCCAGAACGCACAGGCGAGCAAGGCCCCGGCGCAGCGCCTCGCCGACCGGGCGGGCAAGTACCTCGTGTTTGTCGCCCTGGGCGCTGGACTGATCGCCTTTCTGGTCTGGTTCTTCCTGGGAGCCGGGGTGGTGTTCGCGCTGACGGCTGCCGTGTCCACGGTGGTGATCGCCTGCCCGGACGCGCTGGCACTCGCCACCCCGACGGCGATCACGGTCGGGGTAGGAAAAGGTGCGCGGGAGGGCGTGCTGTTCAAGAACGCGACCGCGCTGGAGGCGACCGCCGGGGTGGACACGGTGATCTTTGACAAGACGGGGACCCTGACGGAGGGCAAGCCCGCCCTCACCGATCTGGTGCCCCCACCGGGGGGAGACGAAGCAGAGCTGCTGCGCCTGGCCGCCTCTGCCGACCAGCCCTCCCAGCACCCGCTCGCCGAGGCCATCGTGCGGGGGGCACAGGAACGGGGGATCACCCTCAGCCCGGCCCAGGACTTCGACTCCATCCCCGGTCGTGGGGTACAGGCGCGGGTGGAGGGGCGACGGGTCCTGATCGGCAACCGCAGGCTGATGGAGCAGGAGGCCGTATCGCTGGGAAGCAGCGAGGCCGGGGTCGAGCGGCTGGCCGGGGACGGCAAGACGGCGATGTTCGTGGCAGTGGACGGGCAACTCCTGGGCGTGGTCGCTGTGGCGGACCGGATCAGACCGTCGGCGAAGGTGGCGGTGACGGAGTTACACCACCTGGGAGTCCAAACCGTGATGCTCACCGGAGATAACCGCCGCACGGCGGAGGCCGTGGCCCGGCAGCTCGGCATGGACACCGTGATCGCCGACGTGCTGCCCGAGCAGAAGGCCGCGAAGGTCCAGGAGTTGCAGGGCCAAGGGCGGAAAGTGGCGATGGTGGGGGACGGGGTGAATGACGCCCCAGCACTCGCACAAGCCGAAGTCGGCGTGGCGATTGGGGCAGGCACCGACGTGGCGGTAGAAACCGCCGACGTGGTGCTGGTCAAGAGTGACCCGGCAAGTGTGCCCACGGGGATCGCGCTGGCCCGGCAGGTGCAGGGCAAGATCAAGCAGAACCTGTTCTGGGCCGCTATCTACAATTTGCTCGCCATCCCCTTCGCGGCGGGTGTGCTGTACCCCGCGTATGGCGTCCTGCTGCGCCCGGAGTGGGCCGCCCTGCTGATGAGCGCCAGCACGGTCATCGTGACGGTGAATGCCCTGCTGCTCAACCGGCTGCGCTTTGGGCGGGGGGAACCCACCGCGGCACCCGGGCCCCTTCCGGCGGCCTGA
- a CDS encoding GNAT family N-acetyltransferase, whose translation MPCCSTGCALGGGNPPRHPGPFRRPEGGKTSGAGPGSTPPPRHLHCRVSSFHLRPATPQDAATVAAHRSPERAGGQPPHTTSAAWVEDALTRGVDLGWLAEHDGKVIGGAGLILLEWGPTRDDPSPLRARVRGVFTVPEWRRRGVARALLDHALDTAKARGLHTLSLGTTDQARTLSQALGFQASPPPRWGAGPSPEEGPRCAGSRHVGATESSRMTPAGAPGLSRCRRTRGRVPRPRHVRSRPRLTRPAGNGTTAPRTQGS comes from the coding sequence ATGCCCTGCTGCTCAACCGGCTGCGCTTTGGGCGGGGGGAACCCACCGCGGCACCCGGGCCCCTTCCGGCGGCCTGAGGGCGGGAAGACGAGCGGGGCCGGGCCAGGCTCGACCCCACCTCCAAGGCACCTACACTGCCGGGTGTCTTCCTTTCACCTTCGTCCCGCCACACCCCAGGACGCGGCGACCGTCGCCGCACACCGCTCCCCGGAACGGGCAGGAGGACAGCCCCCACACACGACCTCCGCGGCCTGGGTCGAGGACGCCCTCACCCGCGGCGTGGACCTCGGATGGCTGGCGGAGCACGACGGAAAGGTCATCGGGGGCGCCGGCCTCATCCTCCTGGAGTGGGGGCCGACCCGGGACGACCCCAGCCCGTTGCGGGCGCGGGTGAGGGGCGTCTTCACGGTGCCCGAGTGGCGCAGGCGGGGGGTGGCCCGCGCCCTGCTGGACCACGCCCTGGACACGGCGAAGGCGCGCGGGCTTCACACCCTCAGCCTGGGCACGACCGATCAGGCCCGCACGCTCTCTCAGGCCCTCGGCTTTCAGGCGTCCCCCCCCCCGAGATGGGGCGCCGGACCCAGCCCTGAGGAAGGGCCACGGTGCGCGGGGTCACGCCACGTCGGTGCCACCGAAAGCAGCAGGATGACCCCGGCCGGGGCTCCGGGCCTGTCTCGGTGCCGCAGGACCCGGGGGCGGGTCCCACGGCCGCGCCACGTCCGGTCTCGCCCCCGGCTCACCCGCCCGGCAGGAAACGGGACCACGGCACCTCGAACACAAGGGTCTTGA
- a CDS encoding sulfite exporter TauE/SafE family protein, producing MTPLDLLALSLIFFLTSVISVVTGATSLITVPALLAFGVPTTTALGTNMLALTALSVGATLPFLRGDALDRPRLPALVVLTLVGSVVGALLVFAVPADVLPLIIACALLAVAGVVLRPTPVPPSTVPTPSRTGRLLGYTLTLLLAVYGGFFSGGYVTLLTAAWVATFRMPFLRAVATTKVVNVASSLVASLIFAWRGVIDWPLGVLLGAVMAVGAGLGARWTLRLSEVGLRRLFVGVVLLLAVKTLVFEVPWSRFLPGG from the coding sequence GTGACACCGCTCGACCTGCTCGCGCTGTCCCTGATCTTCTTCCTCACCAGCGTGATCAGCGTCGTCACCGGCGCCACCTCCCTGATCACCGTGCCCGCCCTGCTGGCGTTCGGCGTCCCCACCACCACGGCCCTGGGCACCAACATGCTGGCCCTCACCGCCCTCAGCGTCGGCGCCACCCTCCCCTTCCTGCGGGGAGACGCCCTGGACCGCCCACGCCTCCCCGCCCTGGTGGTCCTGACGCTGGTCGGCTCGGTCGTCGGCGCACTGCTGGTGTTCGCGGTGCCCGCCGACGTGTTGCCGCTGATCATCGCCTGCGCCCTGCTCGCCGTCGCTGGGGTCGTCCTGCGGCCCACGCCGGTCCCCCCGTCCACCGTTCCCACCCCCAGCCGCACCGGCCGCCTGCTGGGCTACACCCTGACCCTGCTCCTCGCCGTGTATGGCGGCTTCTTCAGTGGTGGGTACGTGACGTTGCTGACGGCGGCCTGGGTGGCGACTTTCCGGATGCCCTTCCTGCGGGCGGTGGCGACCACCAAGGTCGTCAACGTGGCGTCGTCGCTGGTCGCCAGCCTGATCTTCGCGTGGCGCGGGGTGATCGACTGGCCGCTCGGGGTGCTGCTGGGGGCCGTCATGGCGGTGGGAGCCGGACTCGGGGCACGCTGGACCTTGAGGCTGAGCGAAGTGGGGTTGCGCCGCCTGTTCGTGGGGGTGGTGTTGCTGCTGGCGGTCAAGACCCTTGTGTTCGAGGTGCCGTGGTCCCGTTTCCTGCCGGGCGGGTGA
- a CDS encoding metal-sensitive transcriptional regulator yields MTQAKTEPATHTGHHLCMPEDARKRAARRLKIARGHLDSIVTMLEQEDAYCVDVLRQIKAVQGALSGAGEVVLRGHLEAHVATASTRGDSVEIVEELMEALKYT; encoded by the coding sequence ATGACCCAAGCCAAGACCGAGCCTGCCACCCACACCGGGCATCACCTGTGCATGCCCGAGGACGCCCGCAAGCGCGCCGCCCGGCGGCTGAAAATCGCCCGCGGCCACCTGGACAGCATCGTGACCATGCTGGAGCAGGAGGACGCCTACTGCGTGGACGTGCTGCGGCAGATCAAGGCCGTGCAGGGGGCGCTCTCGGGGGCGGGCGAGGTCGTGTTGCGCGGGCACTTGGAGGCCCACGTCGCCACCGCCTCCACACGCGGGGACAGCGTGGAGATCGTCGAGGAGCTGATGGAAGCCCTCAAGTACACCTGA
- a CDS encoding CopZ family metallochaperone, translated as MTKTELTVTGMSCGHCEKAVTSALRSVPGVQDVRVDLPGGTATVQGEADPQALIAAVTEEGYGAQVRG; from the coding sequence ATGACGAAGACGGAACTGACGGTGACCGGGATGAGCTGCGGCCATTGCGAGAAGGCCGTGACAAGTGCCCTGAGGAGCGTGCCCGGCGTGCAGGACGTGCGGGTGGACCTGCCAGGTGGCACCGCCACGGTACAGGGGGAAGCCGACCCCCAAGCGCTGATCGCCGCCGTGACCGAGGAGGGCTACGGCGCCCAGGTGCGCGGTTGA